The genomic DNA CCGGCATAGCTGACCCAGTCAACTTCGTCCTGTTCACCCAGCCATGTAGCAAGTTCTAGCGCATTGTCGCAGCTGCGCTGTACACGCAGCGATAAGGTTTCGAGCCCTTGCAAGAGCAAAAACGAACCAAACGGGTTCTGGCAAGGCCCCAGATCACGCAGTCCTTCTACCCGGGCGCGAATGATAAACGCCACGTTGGCGCCAAGCACGCCTTCAGGACCAAATACTTCCCAGAAATTGAGTCCGTGATAGCCAGGCGAAGGCTCGGTGAACACAGGGAATTTGCCGTTATCCCAAGGGAAGGTGCCGGCATCAATAATAACACCGCCGATGGTTGTGCCATGGCCGCCAATCCATTTGGTTGCGCTTTCCACAACGATATCTGCGCCGTGCTCGATAGGGCGACATAGATAGCCTGCAGCGCCAAACGTATTGTCGACAATCAGCGGCACGCCATTGGCTTTTGCAATGGCAGAAATGGCTTCAAAATCTGGCACATTGAACCGCGGGTTACCGATGGTTTCCACGTAGATGGCTTTGGTCTTGTTGTCGATTAGCCGCTCGATAGAGCTGGCATCATCTCCATTGGCAAACTTTACACGTATGCCCAACCGGGGTAGGGTCACTTTAAACTGATTGTAGGTCCCGCCATACAGGTAGCTTGCAGCAACAATGTTGTCGCCGGCTTCGGCGATATTTGTGATAGCAAGCAACTGTGCAGCCTGGCCGCTCGACGTTGCGAGTGCAGCAAGTCCTCCTTCCAATGCAGCAACGCGTTTTTCGAACACGTCGGTGGTAGGGTTCATGATGCGGGTATAAATGTTGCCAAACTCCTTCAACGCAAACAGGTTGGCGCCATGCTCAGCGTCGTTGAAGGTGAAGGAGGTTGTAGCGTAGATGGGTACCGCTCGGGCGTTGGTTGCCGAATCAGGATCCTGGCCGGCGTGCAGTTGGAGCGTTTCGTATCGGAGAGACTGTCCGTTGGTGCTCATGGAATCGTATGGTTTAGTGGTTTAGGGGGTCCTGACCATACATCCAGTGGACTGGCATTACATGCCGGGGAGCGTGGTGTGCAAAAAGCGGAAGGGCATAAAAAATCCCCTTCACGCTCAATGCGGAAGAGGCTCATTGGTATACTGGCTTGATAACCAGATCCGGTGGCTTCACTCCCGCCCATCTTACCTCTTGTTAAAAACTGAGGTAGGAAGTGGCACCTTCCCAATCTGAATAAATCAGGGTTGGCGGTTGCCAGGGCTTCGCAGGGCCTATTCCCTCCACCCTTCTGGATGAGCTGTCAGAAACATTGTTTCTTTCTTTACCTACCCCCTTTTTTAAAGCCTGTTCCTGTTGCCACATTATTTTTTTGCCAGCCATAGGCCCTGTCCATATTCTTTCGGGACCAAATAAATGCAATCTTGCAGATTTTGCCCGATCGGGTGGTCTGACTGCCGGTTGTTATGTATTTTAGAAAAACCGCAACTACATCCCCCATCTCTGTGCACATTCCCACATTCCGAGCCGACCTGGTAGTCAAGGTGATCGAAGGCCGCGGGGTTATCATCGTTTCTGAAAAAGACGAAGTAATCCTCCGGGGGAAAGCTGTTGAACTGGTAGCGGCAGCAATCGACGGAAAAAAAAGCGAGCAGGAGATCCTGGATCTACTCAGCCCAAGCCTGGGGGCACCAGCCATTCACTTTTGCCTGATAAAACTTGCTGAGGGCGGCTATATCGATACCCATCCCTCATCCATTCCTTTACCCCAGCGCATATTCTGGCAACAAGCCGGCGTTGATCCTGCACAGGCTTATCACAAACTGCAACACGCTGCAATTGGCCTCCAGGCCATCGGCGATGTCCCGACTGCAACCATTCGTGAAGCATTACAACGCCTGGATATAAAAACGGAAGACACCGGCCACTTAAACCTGGTACTTACCGACAACTACCTGTCCCCTGCATTGGCTTACTTGAATGAAACGTTCCTCGCGTCGCAACAGCCCTGGATGTTGGTTAAGCCTGTTGGTAGCCAGCTGTGGATTGGCCCACTCTTTTACCCACGGACTACGGGTTGCTGGGCGTGTCTGGAATCCAGACTTGTAGGCCAGCGCCCGTTGTATCAGCTTGCAGCCCATGATGATACAGCGTTGCCGGCGTTGACAGGCGATCGTTTTACGCTGCCCTCACAGGCGCAGGTAGCGGGTAACCTTGTGGCGATGGAAGTATTAAAATGGTTCGGGAAAGAAGCAGATCACGGTTTGAGCGGTGCTTTGCGCACCTATGATGTCCATACGAACGAAGCAGTTCTACACCCCCTTACACGCAGACCCCAGTGTCCTGCTTGTGGCAATCCTGCAACCGACACCCAGACATCCGCTGTACTTACGCTGCAATCCCAGAAAAAACGTGGACACGCGTCAAACGGATACCGCTTGCAGGAGCCTCGAAAAACGTATGAGGCTTATGCGCACCATATCAGCCCGATCACAGGCATCGTCAAACACGTAAGCCAGATCGAGGTGCCGGGCGAACAGGTACATGTATACAGCGCAAGTCACAATATGCGCCCCGTATCCAACCTGCCGGCCGACCTGCCCTCTCTCATTCGCGACCAAAGTGGCGGGAAAGGCATCACCCGGCAAGCTGCAAAAACCAGCGCCCTGTGCGAGGCACTCGAACGGTTTTCTGGCATTTACCAGGGGAATGAATCGCGTATACTGGCCACGTATCGAGAATTGGGAGAAGACGCGATTCATCCGAATGCGTGCATGTTGTTTAGTCCCGACCAGTATGCCAAAAGAGACGCCTGGCATGCCACCTGTGACCATCCTTTTCAGCATGTGCCCATACCCTTTGAAGCCGATACACCCATTGAATGGACACCGGTATGGTCGCTGACGCTGCAACGCATCCGCTACTTGCCCACCGCCTACTGTTATTTTAACTACAAAGGCCCCCATCCGGGCTTTTGCAAAGCGGATTCGAATGGCAATGCATCGGGCAACACACTCGAAGAGGCCGTCTTGCAGGGCTTAAATGAATTGGTAGAGCGCGACAGCGTGAGTATGTGGTGGTACAACAAGCTGAGCCGGCCGCAGGTAGACATCAGCACCTTTAATGTGCCATACGTTGAGGCCATGCAACGCTACTACAAACACCAAAACCGTGTTTTCTGGGTACTCGACCTGACAACCGACCTCAACATTCCGACATTCGCGGCCATTTCCAAACGCATAGACCGGCAGCCTGAAGACATCATTTTCGGCTTCGGCACCCACCAGCATGCCCCATCAGCACTGCAACGCGCCATCGCAGAAATGAACCAGTTGCTGCCTTTTGTTGCAAAGCGAAAACCAGATGGCTCAACCAACTACGCATATGATGGGGCGTTGGAAATGAAATGGTGGCAACAGGAAACCGTCGCGAAAAACACCTACCTCTTGCCCAATTCTGCTGAACTTCCTCGTACGCGTGCAAACTTCAAGCAGGCATTGTCTGATGACTTGCTCGACGACATTAACCAGGGTGTAAAACATGTCGGCAGCCTCGGCCTGGAAGTGCTCGTACTCAATCAAACGCGGCCGGATATCGGGCTACCAACAGTGAAAGTCATTGTACCGGGGCTCCGTATTTTCTGGAAGCGATTGGCCCCCGGCAGGTTGTACGATGTGCCCGTAAAACTCGGCTGGCTGGATTCCCCAATACAAGAGCAGGACCTGAACACCTTTCCTTTCTTTCTTTAGGTCCATCATTCAAGTACAAACTTGCAATTACACCAAAAAATAGCGCATTTACGTCATGAATAGCAGAGGGCGCGTGCCGTAGAATAGAGGGGGACGGTCGTTCATCGCAAAGTTAAATGTGACCCTAATGATGCGGTGTTCGGCCGTTCTATTTTTTTGTCCATAAACCACATCTAAGGACAAGGCCACTTCATGCGACTAGCGTCCCTGCCACGTCAAGACATACGCCGGCGGCACATTGGGTAACACTGCACGGCTCCGATGAAAAGGACCAAACCGGTCATCCATAGCGCGTCTAAATCGAACAGCAGAAGGCAGTGGAAAAGCGTGGACGTATTGAAAGGTTCGGAACACACATTGCGGCGTCATCAGGTGCTCAACATCTTCAATGATGTTATTTCGCACATCAGCCAACAGGGTCGCAAAGGGCAAACTCGACACGATCGCTCTCACCTCGCCCAGTCCTGAATCTTGGTGGATCTCGCTTGCGTCTTCTGCACTGCCATTTACAAAGTGCATATCGGGAAATCGTCGCTGCAACAATTCAACAAATGCCAACTCGCGTTCAATGCCAAGGTAGGCGGCGCCCTCGGGTAACATCAATCGAATTTTATCTGTAAAGGCGCCTGTACCTGGCCCGAGCTCAAGAAGGGTTTCGCCGGCCTGTAAATCGAGACCTGCTACCATCGCACGTGCAAGCTCTGGCGCGCTGGGCACAATTGCGCCGACGCTGCCTGGATTCCGTAAAAAAGCGCGCAAGAACTTGAAAAAATGCTGCCGATTTGCCTTTTGATCTGCCTCCAGCACTTCCACAACTGCCTCCAGTTTACCCATGGTATCGCCCTGCTTAATCCGTACAATCTGCCTTGTAGATGCTGGCTTTCAAAATTATGATAACACAATTTTACCGATAACAAAACTTGCATTTTATTTATCTACAAATTGAAAAATATGGCAGGCTTAATCCAAAAGTTGCAACACCTTAAATAAGTTGCGCCAATCTCCCATTGTTTGCCTCAGACTGATTGGTTATTTATAGCTCGGTATACCACACAAGATAAACAAGTATACACAGGGAATATTGTATCCGGTCAATTCCCTCACCCTGGCAGGTGTATATCATTCTTAGTTTTTTTCATACCACCACACCACGTTCCGTGGCTGCTGTGGTTATTTACAAGATTCACAAATGGGTACGAGAGCACTATTTCTAATCGCAGCCAGCCTAATCACCGGCACCGCCCTCATGGTCGGCATGTCGCGCCAGGCAACAACCAATGACGCTAAGGTTTCAGCATACCAGGAGGATGTATTGCTGAATCAAATTGCCAAATCGGCAGAAAGTCTTGTTATTGCGCAAGTCAAACGCGATTTCGATAATGCCCCATCGAACATCAATCACCATAACGTTGCCATGAAAGGCGGCCATTTCAGCGCATCAGCAACGTCAAATGGTGCAGATGAGGTTCTGGTTACCGTAACCGCCACCTATGGCGATATGGCACGGCAAATCACAACCACGTTGCAGCGCAGTGGTTCTTCAGGCACGATGGATGCAGCTTTGATGATTGATGCACCAAGCGCAAATGTATTGCTGACCGGCTTACAGTATTGCGTGATTGGCACCGATTACAATCCACCTTCTATCGGTGGTTCCTCACCCGGATTGCATGTTGGAGCTGTTATGGCAACTTCCAGTACCGTTCGCGATCAGATTAGAACAGCTATGGGTGCAACGCAGCACAACAACATTATCGGCATCAATGGCCCTGGTGACATCTACCACGACAACTTCGGCCTCGACGTTAACAAAATTTATAATGATGCGATCAGCAATGTATCTGATACGCATGATGGCAGCTCAATTTCAGGCGTTTATGGTACTGCCGCTGCGCCGGCCGTACTGCATGTAACCGGTGACGCTATCCTTGCTGGCAATCTCCAGGGCTACGGTGTACTCGTTGTCGATGGCGACCTTGATACGGCTGATGGCTCCCTGCAATGGGAAGGTGCAGTTATCGTCAACAAAGAAAGTGACCTGCTCTTTAGAATGGACGAATGGTCACGCGTTTTTGGTGGTGTAATCATCATGAATGGTTCGCGGGCCTTTAATATGCCTGGCAACGGCACACTCGACGTGACGTACTACGCTTCTAGCTCAACAATGAACTCTTCACTGGCAATCAAGCCTGTTGGCCAGAGCGTTGCAACCCTGTTTTCTTCGGGTGCAAACAGCAATAGCGATCAGACAACCAGTTGGAGCTCTGTATACGAGCTGGGGCAGCAGGTTAACTTCATGACAGAGACAACACCAGCCACGGGTGATGCATTCCATCGGATGGCGCGCCACAACGCACCTGAATATGTAAACCAGCCACACGCAAAGGTTCGTGCATTGGGCAGCGACAGCTGGGAAATTACATTTGAAACCGGCGTGGCAGACATGAGCGCAAGCGAAGCGATCGAAGCCGGCGTTGAAGAAGCAAACTGGGATTACAGCGACGAGAAAGTTGTGGTCAACTTCGTACCCGACGGCACCGTGCCTCCTGGCGACAACTCGCCAAATTGGAGCTCTACGTTTACGTACGATACGCCAATGTCAACCAGCGAATCATCTGCGCAGATTGAATTCCATGGCACCGGCACGATCATCTACAGCTCGGAAGCCATGGCGCGCCTCGCAAACATCCTTCCTTCCATGAACCAGGATGACACAATTGTGATTGCTGAACGCCACATGGAAAACCTGGACCATGCCAACCACGCCCCGTAAGGAGCCCGCGTTCAGGAAAGCGCAATTACTTTACCCGGGTTCATGATGTTGCCCGGATCAAGTGCAAGTTTAATGTTTTTCAAGAGGCCGAATGCGTCACCGTATTCGGCCTCTAAGTATTTACGCTTGCCGATGCCAACGCCGTGTTCACCGGTACAGGTACCGCCATATGACAAGGCCATGTTAACGAGGCGTTCGTGCAGCAGGCGCGCCTCCGCAATCTCTGCGTCATTTTCCGGATCTACAAGAAATTGCATGTGGAAATTTCCTTCACCAATGTGTCCAACCAGGGGCGCTATGATGCTGGATCTTGCAACATCGTCACGGACGGCTTGCACACACGCGTTTAGTTTGGACATCGGTACACACACATCACTCGACATCACCTGGCACCCCGGACGCAGCGCAATCGATGAATGGTAGGCATGGTGCCGCGCGTGCCACAGGCGCTCGCGCTCCGCCGGCGTTGCAGCTTGTTCAAAGCCGTCTCCGATTGCGTCAGGATTCACCGTTCGATCCGCCAGTTGCCGAAAAGCCCGGACCTGATCATCCACCTCTGAAGGGCTTCCGTTAAATTCAAGGAAAAGCGTGGGCTGCTCCGGGTACTGAAGATTTGAGTACAGATTCATGCCTTGCATCATCAGACCATCCAGCAATTCAATCCGGGCCATTCTGATGCCGGCGGCATGGGTTTTAATCACTACGTCAATCGCGCTTGAGATGTCGGGAAACCGAATTACTGCCGCCTCAATACGGGCAGGGATCCGCTGCATGCGCAGGGTGACTTCGGTAATTATCCCCAACGTGCCTTCAGATCCCACAAACAACCGCGTCAGGTCGTAGCCGGCTGCCGACTTCCGGGCCCGCGTGCCTGTTTCAATAATCTGACCATCTGCAAGCACTACTTTTAAGGAAACCACGTTCTCCCGCATCGTCCCATACCTGACAGCGTTTGTACCACTTGCGCGCGTCGCCGTCATCCCTCCCAACGTTGCATTGGCGCCTGGATCTACAGGAAAGAACATACCATCCGCAGCCAGCCTTTCGTTAAGCTGCAGCCGGCGTACGCCCCCCTGCACCGTGCAATCCATGTCGGCCACACTGACATTGAGGATTTTGTTCATCTGCGTAAGATCAACACTAACGCCGCCCCGGGTAGCGAGCACGCCGCCCTCAAGAGAAGATCCTGCACCAAAAGGAATAATAGGCACGCCGTGTTCACCGCACGTCTTTACAATCAACGCGACTTCTTCGTTCGATCGTGGAAAACAAACGGCTTCTGGGGCTGCCGGCCGGTGCCAGGAATAGTCCTTTCCGTGGGCCTGCAGAATATCAGTTGCTGTTGACACCTGCCCGGGCATGGCATCGCTGAGAATCGTGAGTACGCTGGTTATGGAGTTTGTTGCCATGAAACTAGAGATTAAGGTGGACGCCCTACCCTGCATAAAGCGCAGCACAATCATCTTTATCTGTGCCGGTAAAATATTTTTTGTATAGGGTAATATAAGCAGACTTCTCAAACGTGCTGCCCGGCGG from Bacteroidota bacterium includes the following:
- a CDS encoding FAD-linked oxidase C-terminal domain-containing protein, which produces MATNSITSVLTILSDAMPGQVSTATDILQAHGKDYSWHRPAAPEAVCFPRSNEEVALIVKTCGEHGVPIIPFGAGSSLEGGVLATRGGVSVDLTQMNKILNVSVADMDCTVQGGVRRLQLNERLAADGMFFPVDPGANATLGGMTATRASGTNAVRYGTMRENVVSLKVVLADGQIIETGTRARKSAAGYDLTRLFVGSEGTLGIITEVTLRMQRIPARIEAAVIRFPDISSAIDVVIKTHAAGIRMARIELLDGLMMQGMNLYSNLQYPEQPTLFLEFNGSPSEVDDQVRAFRQLADRTVNPDAIGDGFEQAATPAERERLWHARHHAYHSSIALRPGCQVMSSDVCVPMSKLNACVQAVRDDVARSSIIAPLVGHIGEGNFHMQFLVDPENDAEIAEARLLHERLVNMALSYGGTCTGEHGVGIGKRKYLEAEYGDAFGLLKNIKLALDPGNIMNPGKVIALS
- a CDS encoding TOMM precursor leader peptide-binding protein, whose protein sequence is MHIPTFRADLVVKVIEGRGVIIVSEKDEVILRGKAVELVAAAIDGKKSEQEILDLLSPSLGAPAIHFCLIKLAEGGYIDTHPSSIPLPQRIFWQQAGVDPAQAYHKLQHAAIGLQAIGDVPTATIREALQRLDIKTEDTGHLNLVLTDNYLSPALAYLNETFLASQQPWMLVKPVGSQLWIGPLFYPRTTGCWACLESRLVGQRPLYQLAAHDDTALPALTGDRFTLPSQAQVAGNLVAMEVLKWFGKEADHGLSGALRTYDVHTNEAVLHPLTRRPQCPACGNPATDTQTSAVLTLQSQKKRGHASNGYRLQEPRKTYEAYAHHISPITGIVKHVSQIEVPGEQVHVYSASHNMRPVSNLPADLPSLIRDQSGGKGITRQAAKTSALCEALERFSGIYQGNESRILATYRELGEDAIHPNACMLFSPDQYAKRDAWHATCDHPFQHVPIPFEADTPIEWTPVWSLTLQRIRYLPTAYCYFNYKGPHPGFCKADSNGNASGNTLEEAVLQGLNELVERDSVSMWWYNKLSRPQVDISTFNVPYVEAMQRYYKHQNRVFWVLDLTTDLNIPTFAAISKRIDRQPEDIIFGFGTHQHAPSALQRAIAEMNQLLPFVAKRKPDGSTNYAYDGALEMKWWQQETVAKNTYLLPNSAELPRTRANFKQALSDDLLDDINQGVKHVGSLGLEVLVLNQTRPDIGLPTVKVIVPGLRIFWKRLAPGRLYDVPVKLGWLDSPIQEQDLNTFPFFL
- a CDS encoding O-acetylhomoserine aminocarboxypropyltransferase/cysteine synthase, with translation MSTNGQSLRYETLQLHAGQDPDSATNARAVPIYATTSFTFNDAEHGANLFALKEFGNIYTRIMNPTTDVFEKRVAALEGGLAALATSSGQAAQLLAITNIAEAGDNIVAASYLYGGTYNQFKVTLPRLGIRVKFANGDDASSIERLIDNKTKAIYVETIGNPRFNVPDFEAISAIAKANGVPLIVDNTFGAAGYLCRPIEHGADIVVESATKWIGGHGTTIGGVIIDAGTFPWDNGKFPVFTEPSPGYHGLNFWEVFGPEGVLGANVAFIIRARVEGLRDLGPCQNPFGSFLLLQGLETLSLRVQRSCDNALELATWLGEQDEVDWVSYAGLESHPYHANAKKYLKNGFGAVLSFGIKGGAAAGKSFVDNVKLASHLANVGDAKTLVIHPSSTTHQQLSAEEQEASGVSADLIRVSVGIEHIDDLKGDFEQALAAAKVAA